CGTCATCGATGCCATTGTCATCAGATGCCATTTTAGATGCGCCAAATGTGAAACTATCTTTAGAGATAGAAACACCTAAATCGATTTGTGAATCTTCGCCAACGAAATCACCGTCGTACATACCGGCATGAAAAGCTAATTCAGCACCGTTACCCACTTCAACTGCGTAATCAGCTGATAGGTAAATAGAGTCGCCAAAGTCTGCACCGTCGGCGTCAGCTAACACAGCGAAGCCTAAAGATAAATCACCAAGTGAATAACTTAAATAAATCTCACTGAAATCTGGATTGTTACCGATAGCCGCATCATTCGCGTCTGGGTAAGCAAAGTATACAAAACCTACGTCTAGGTCACCTACACTGTAGCCGAAATACAAGTCTAATTCAGTT
This genomic window from Saccharobesus litoralis contains:
- a CDS encoding TorF family putative porin, which gives rise to MMKLTKIAAIVAIASASFTSTHAVAELSANVAATSNYLWRGMEQTGGDAAISGGIDYSHESGFYAGTWASNATWGMGEDSNGNPVDGEMETELDLYFGYSVGDLDVGFVYFAYPDANDAAIGNNPDFSEIYLSYSLGDLSLGFAVLADADGADFGDSIYLSADYAVEVGNGAELAFHAGMYDGDFVGEDSQIDLGVSISKDSFTFGASKMASDDNGIDDDLKVYVSYALDFEL